The Hymenobacter oligotrophus genome segment GTGGCCGTCGATCCGCCCAACGGCGGCAGCACGGCTTGGCGCTTCGAGGTGCAAGGCGAGTTCAGCGGCAAAGCCGCGGCCAAAGGCACTTTCCGCATGAACATCAACAACCTGGGCTGCGACACTTACAAGCTGCAGTGGGCAGCCGCTCCTGTTGGCGTAGCTAAGTAAGCAACACCTAGGGCGTAGGCTTCATGGCCACCAGCTCTATTTCCACCAACGCCGAGGGCATCAGTAAGCGTTTTACTTCCACCCAGGTAGCGGCGGGGTACACGCCGTTGTAGTACTTCTTGCGCAGCTCGTTTTCCTGCGGAAAGACGTTTAGGTCGACGGTATACACGTTTTCCTTTACCACGTGCTGGAAGCCAAGGCCGTGGTGCGCCAGCGTTTTCTCCAGGGTTCGGTAGATGCCTGCTACCTGCTCGGCCATGGTTTTGCCTGGGTGCACCGTGCCCGATATGTACAGGGTGTTGCCAACCAGTACGGCTTGCGCATAGCCGTATTGGTTTTCGCCGGCTGCATGCAGGTTAAAAGTTTGGCGATTAAGTGATTTGGCTGGCGCTGCGGTTTGCGCCGAGGTAAGTTGCGCACCGCCAAGCAGCGCGGCTGCCAAGAACAAGCGTTTCATAGTTGATGAGGTACTGAAGGTTGAATCTGCCCAACGTCGATCGGCACCGGCTACCGTTGCACCTCACCAAGCCAACTCACATCAGTATGTGAGCGGGCCTAGTGCTGCCCTAACAACAAAGCGCCGCCTGCTGGTTAGCAGGCGGCGCTTTGTTGTTAGCCTTCGAAGGGCCAGTCAGCTTACATTTTCATGTTGCTGTGCTGCTTCGAGGTATCGAGGTGCTTCTGAATCACGGGCGTGGTTTTGGTGATGAAGCCCTTGATGTCGGCGTCCTGGGTCATCTGCAGGTGAGCCTGCATGGTGTTCAGGGTTTTCTGGTGGTCGGTTACCATTTGCTGCATAAAGCGTTGGGCCAGCTGCTCGCCGCCCAGCTTGCGCATTTCGTCGGCAATGGCTTTGTGCTCGGCGTCCATGTCGGTGGGCAAGGTTACGCCTTTCTTTTTGGCAATGGCCGTCAGGTCAGCCGTCGACTTGGTGTGGTCGGTAATCATCATGTTGGCGTGGTCCTTGGCCATGCCCGTTACGCCCTTCTCCAGCACGAGGCGGCTTAGCTGAATCTCGTTCTGGTCGCTGTGCGCGGCTGATTTCATGAACTCGGGGTCGTCTTTGTGCGGTGCGGTTTCGCCCGAGTTGTTGCCGTTCATGCCCATCGGGGCAGTGCGGCTATCAGCCGACATGCCCGCGCCCTGGCCGGTGGTGTCGCCGTCGTTCGAGGCGTTGGCCATGCCGTTGGTGCCGTTGCCCATGGCGTTGTCGTCGGCGTTGTTGTTGGCCGTGGCAGTGGTGTCGGGGTTGCTGCCCTTGTTGTCGGTGCAGGCTGAGGTGCCGGCCAGCAGGGCCGCGCTAAGCAGCGCCGGCAGAAGTAGCTTTTTCATGAATGAAACAGTGTTATGGTTGGGTAGGGAAAAAACTATTGGTTGGCGGCTGCGCCCGAGGTGTCGCCGGCGGCGCCGGCCTGGGCTGCGCTGTCGGCATCGGCCGAAACGGTGGGGCCGGCGTTGTTGTCGATAACCACTGCCTCCGACTCTACACCGCCTTCATCGGCTGCTTTGTCCATATTGGAAACGGCCTCGCCGGCGGTGCCGTCGGTGCGCTGGGTGTCGTTGCCGGAGCAAGCGGTACCTAGGGTAAGCGAGCCAGCCAGCAGGGCCAGCCATAGGGTTGAGCGTTTCATGCGGTGCTAAGTAAAAGTGAACGAAAGGCCGGTGGCGCCTAGGGCTTTAGCTGGTCTTCTACCTGCTCGGCCTGCTTGCGGTGCTCCTCGAGCACGGGCGCGTACTTGGCGGCAAACGCGCGAATGTCGCCGTCGTACGCTTCGTCGGCCATGTCCTCAAAGGCATCTTCGGCGTTGCTATGCGCATCCACAATTTCCTCTACGTATTGGCGGTCGAATTCGGCACCCGTCAGGCCTGCCAATTCTTTGTACAGATCCTGCTGGTCACCGCCCAATCCATCGGGCACGGCAATGTTTTTCTGGCCGGCCAAGGTGCGCAACGAGGCGTTGATGCCCGTGTGCCCACGCATAAGCTGTTGGGCCAGGTTGCGCACTTCGGGGCGGGTCGCCTTCGACTGGGCAAGCTTGCTGAGCTCTACTTCGAGCAAGCCATTGGTGGTAGCCTCCACCAAAAATTCGGCGTCTTGCTCCTGGCGTTTGGTTATGTCTTCGTTGCCGATGCGCTGCTCGTTCTCAAACTTGGCGTCGGCCACTGGGTCGCGGTTGCCGGAGTTACAAGCCAGCAGGCTACCTAGGAGGCATAGCGGTAAGTATTGTTTGAGCAGGTGCATAATCGGTGCATTCGGGCCGGCCCACGTCCGGTATCTGGGCTATACGCACCCATGCGCAAGCGGTTCATAGAAATTAGTTCCGCCTCCGGAAAATTTTTCTGCCAAGCCATTAAACCACAGCGTGGCAGCACCTTCTAAGCCATTGCTAATGCCCTTAACAGCCGGTATTTTACACCCCACACAACTCCATCATGAAACACACCGCCTATCGTACCGCACTTGCTGTACTCCTTGGCTCGGGCCT includes the following:
- a CDS encoding RidA family protein, producing the protein MKRLFLAAALLGGAQLTSAQTAAPAKSLNRQTFNLHAAGENQYGYAQAVLVGNTLYISGTVHPGKTMAEQVAGIYRTLEKTLAHHGLGFQHVVKENVYTVDLNVFPQENELRKKYYNGVYPAATWVEVKRLLMPSALVEIELVAMKPTP
- a CDS encoding DUF4142 domain-containing protein; the encoded protein is MKKLLLPALLSAALLAGTSACTDNKGSNPDTTATANNNADDNAMGNGTNGMANASNDGDTTGQGAGMSADSRTAPMGMNGNNSGETAPHKDDPEFMKSAAHSDQNEIQLSRLVLEKGVTGMAKDHANMMITDHTKSTADLTAIAKKKGVTLPTDMDAEHKAIADEMRKLGGEQLAQRFMQQMVTDHQKTLNTMQAHLQMTQDADIKGFITKTTPVIQKHLDTSKQHSNMKM
- a CDS encoding DUF4142 domain-containing protein → MHLLKQYLPLCLLGSLLACNSGNRDPVADAKFENEQRIGNEDITKRQEQDAEFLVEATTNGLLEVELSKLAQSKATRPEVRNLAQQLMRGHTGINASLRTLAGQKNIAVPDGLGGDQQDLYKELAGLTGAEFDRQYVEEIVDAHSNAEDAFEDMADEAYDGDIRAFAAKYAPVLEEHRKQAEQVEDQLKP